The DNA sequence TGCTCAAAGCACTGAGAAACCATTCAAGGCAATTGTCATTACACTGGTTCTCGTTTAGTACCGTCAGTGCGACATTGTCGCAGGAATAGCCAGGAGGGTCCGCAAAGAAATGACAGTGGACAGTTACTACAATTCCCGCTACAGCGGTATTCGCAAAGACAATGTGGTAAAAGTGATCGCTGCGGTGCCAGAGAATCCACTCTGCGAAGACGCCTTCCTCCAGGCTAAATATTTTGTCAGCGTTTCTCAAAGTTATAACGTACGCACCTGAAGTGCAACACACTTCAGAAATCCATGGGcggccgccatgcgacagacacACCTGCCGCATTAATTCCAGAGTGCTCAGCGATGCACTGGCGAATGCACCCAACCTTCGAAGGATGGACTCCTTTTCCGCGTGCCACAGTATGTTCGTTTTCCCTGAACTGGTCGCAGCGACGGCACCTTCACTTTCCGAAGACAACTTTTTCTGCTCAAAGCAGTCAAGCACTCTTCGGAGAGGCTGCAGTTGCAGCGCTAGCGCCGAAGAAAGATGAGCCTGAAGTCTATCAATTTTTACCCCCAAGTTACTTTCCGAGTCTCTAAGCGCAGCCGTAATTTCCCGTACTAAGGTGGCGTAATTGGCCTTTGATTCTTCGACGACTTCGTTCACTTGACTCTGAATTTTCGGCACGTGACCAGAGAACGGGTCGCTGAGGAGCGCCTTCAGCTCTTTCAGCCCGGTATTCAGCTGTGCAACCGTACAGCAGATACTTGACTTGAATTCTTCCATTTTGTGCACCAAGTTTTCCTCGGAACTCATGACCACGTCGCTGATCTCCAACAAACGCACGGCTTCACACTTCCTAAATAGTTGCAAGAGTTCGTCCATTCGCCTCCGAACTAATGCCAACTGCTGGTGACACGGGCCTTTCGGAATGGACGTCATTTCGTCCGTTGTTTCACTCAGGTCACGAACGTCAAGTGAATCACCACGTTCACAACTCTGTGCAGAGCCCGAAGACAGATCACCG is a window from the Dermacentor albipictus isolate Rhodes 1998 colony chromosome 6, USDA_Dalb.pri_finalv2, whole genome shotgun sequence genome containing:
- the LOC135922000 gene encoding uncharacterized protein — protein: MPDPAASVVHTLSGHNVVGANWRPIHFATEVPQPRVCSLCRTVPSRTVQLPCSHFLCDSCNDARDQDGRRMCPLDLEPFDEGECLWNDFPASSASSLKAHCWNECNGCEFVGTIEAVLLHYERECDLHALQCPRCERRVKRTELAAHYAAGCSRGDLSSGSAQSCERGDSLDVRDLSETTDEMTSIPKGPCHQQLALVRRRMDELLQLFRKCEAVRLLEISDVVMSSEENLVHKMEEFKSSICCTVAQLNTGLKELKALLSDPFSGHVPKIQSQVNEVVEESKANYATLVREITAALRDSESNLGVKIDRLQAHLSSALALQLQPLRRVLDCFEQKKLSSESEGAVAATSSGKTNILWHAEKESILRRLGAFASASLSTLELMRQVCLSHGGRPWISEVCCTSGAYVITLRNADKIFSLEEGVFAEWILWHRSDHFYHIVFANTAVAGIVVTVHCHFFADPPGYSCDNVALTVLNENQCNDNCLEWFLSALSKFGALTYDVAFHVEARTLSAEGFIKGGELKFRLQL